One window of the Anomalospiza imberbis isolate Cuckoo-Finch-1a 21T00152 chromosome 12, ASM3175350v1, whole genome shotgun sequence genome contains the following:
- the LOC137481391 gene encoding arylamine N-acetyltransferase, pineal gland isozyme NAT-3-like, whose product MDIKDYFARISYQGSHNKPDLATLSDIFQHHIQAVPYENLSIHCGERIELDLEVIYNKMVRNKRGGWCMENNYLLSWVLKTLGYNITLLGAKVYVPERDAYPDEIDHLLLQVKLDGKSYIVDGGFGGAYQLWQPMELISGTDQPQTPGIFRFQEENGTWYLEKVKRKQWVLNPSTSISPNVENEVCHQIYLFTLQPRDIEEFMGCNAHLQTAPDSLFVTKSICSLQTVDGVRALVGWKLTEIKYNYRDNMDLVEIRILADEEIEKTLKEKFSITLDKKFVPVDTPRFF is encoded by the coding sequence ATGGACATCAAAGACTATTTTGCCAGAATTTCTTACCAGGGCTCCCACAATAAGCCAGACCTGGCTACCTTGTCAGATATATTCCAGCACCACATCCAAGCTGTCCCTTATGAAAACCTCAGCATCCACTGTGGAGAAAGAATTGAGTTGGACCTGGAAGTGATCTACAACAAGATGGTGAGGAACAAGCGTGGAGGCTGGTGCATGGAAAACAACTACCTCCTGTCTTGGGTCCTGAAAACTCTTGGCTACAACATCACCCTTCTGGGAGCAAAAGTTTATGTCCCAGAGCGCGATGCCTATCCAGATGAAATTGATCATCTACTGCTACAAGTGAAGCTTGATGGCAAATCCTACATTGTggatgggggatttgggggggcctACCAGCTGTGGCAGCCAATGGAGCTGATTTCAGGGACAGATCAGCCTCAGACTCCTGGGATCTTTCGTTTCCAGGAGGAAAATGGGACCTGGTACTTGGAGAAAGTGAAAAGGAAGCAGTGGGTTCTGAACCCAAGCACCTCGATTTCCCCAAATGTGGAAAATGAAGTTTGCCATCAGATTTATCTCTTTACCCTCCAGCCACGAGACATTGAGGAGTTCATGGGCTGCAATGCCCACCTGCAGACAGCACCTGACTCGCTCTTTGTGACCAAGTCCATCTGCAGCCTGCAGACTGTCGATGGGGTCCGGGCACTGGTGGGGTGGAAACTCACTGAGATAAAGTACAATTATAGGGACAATATGGATCTTGTGGAAATCAGAATCCTTGCAGatgaagaaatagagaaaacaCTGAAGGAGAAATTCAGTATAACACTTGACAAGAAATTTGTACCTGTCGATACCCCCAGGTTTTTCTAA
- the LOC137481392 gene encoding arylamine N-acetyltransferase, liver isozyme-like isoform X1 yields the protein MADGKMNIQEYFGRISYNKLHKDADLQTLTAIFQHHIQTIPFENLSMHCGEAIELDLQATYNKIVRKKRGGWCLETTHLLFWALQELGYDVCILGANSYKPAEKGYTAEINHILLKVVIKGESYIVDAGFGGAYQMWQPLMLISGKDQPQVPGIFHFMEDDGTWYFEKVKRKHYIPEHSKNDFPHTPGNIRKLYRFTLEPRHIDDFQELNAYLQVSPDNILRKKSICSLQTTYGVLALVGWTLTEMKYNYTEDMDLVNITTLTDEEVEKTLKDKFNIVLENKLVPVNVRGLPPNLVDKI from the exons ATGGCTGATG GCAAAATGAACATTCAGGAGTATTTTGGAAGAATATCTTACAACAAGCTCCATAAGGATGCAGACTTGCAAACCCTGACAGCCATCTTCCAGCATCACATCCAGACCATTCCTTTTGAGAACCTCAGCATGCACTGCGGGGAGGCCATCGAACTGGATTTGCAGGCTACTTACAATAAGATTGTGAGAAAGAAACGTGGTGGATGGTGCCTGGAAACCACCCATCTCCTCTTCTGGGCCTTGCAAGAATTAGGGTATGACGTCTGTATTCTTGGTGCAAACAGCTATAAACCAGCAGAGAAGGGATACACTGCTGAGATAAACCATATCCTGCTGAAGGTGGTGATCAAGGGAGAGTCCTACATAGTAGATGCTGGGTTTGGTGGTGCCTACCAGATGTGGCAGCCACTGATGCTGATTTCTGGGAAGGACCAACCCCAGGTTCCTGGCATTTTCCACTTCATGGAAGATGACGGCACCTGGTACTTCGAGAAAGTCAAAAGGAAGCATTATATTCCTGAGCACAGCAAGAATGACTTCCCTCATACTCCAGGGAATATTCGAAAACTATATAGATTTACTCTCGAGCCACGGCATATAGATGACTTCCAGGAGCTAAATGCATACCTCCAAGTGTCGCCAGATAACATCCTTCGGAAGAAGTCAATCTGCAGTCTCCAAACCACCTATGGGGTCCTTGCCTTAGTTGGATGGACCCTCACTGAGATGAAGTACAACTACACAGAGGACATGGACCTGGTGAACATCACAACCCTTACAGATGAAGAGGTTGAGAAGACACTGAAAGACAAATTCAATATAGTCCTGGAGAACAAACTTGTACCAGTAAATGTTCGTGGCTTGCCACCTAATTTAGTGGATAAGATCTAA
- the LOC137481392 gene encoding arylamine N-acetyltransferase, liver isozyme-like isoform X2 produces the protein MNIQEYFGRISYNKLHKDADLQTLTAIFQHHIQTIPFENLSMHCGEAIELDLQATYNKIVRKKRGGWCLETTHLLFWALQELGYDVCILGANSYKPAEKGYTAEINHILLKVVIKGESYIVDAGFGGAYQMWQPLMLISGKDQPQVPGIFHFMEDDGTWYFEKVKRKHYIPEHSKNDFPHTPGNIRKLYRFTLEPRHIDDFQELNAYLQVSPDNILRKKSICSLQTTYGVLALVGWTLTEMKYNYTEDMDLVNITTLTDEEVEKTLKDKFNIVLENKLVPVNVRGLPPNLVDKI, from the coding sequence ATGAACATTCAGGAGTATTTTGGAAGAATATCTTACAACAAGCTCCATAAGGATGCAGACTTGCAAACCCTGACAGCCATCTTCCAGCATCACATCCAGACCATTCCTTTTGAGAACCTCAGCATGCACTGCGGGGAGGCCATCGAACTGGATTTGCAGGCTACTTACAATAAGATTGTGAGAAAGAAACGTGGTGGATGGTGCCTGGAAACCACCCATCTCCTCTTCTGGGCCTTGCAAGAATTAGGGTATGACGTCTGTATTCTTGGTGCAAACAGCTATAAACCAGCAGAGAAGGGATACACTGCTGAGATAAACCATATCCTGCTGAAGGTGGTGATCAAGGGAGAGTCCTACATAGTAGATGCTGGGTTTGGTGGTGCCTACCAGATGTGGCAGCCACTGATGCTGATTTCTGGGAAGGACCAACCCCAGGTTCCTGGCATTTTCCACTTCATGGAAGATGACGGCACCTGGTACTTCGAGAAAGTCAAAAGGAAGCATTATATTCCTGAGCACAGCAAGAATGACTTCCCTCATACTCCAGGGAATATTCGAAAACTATATAGATTTACTCTCGAGCCACGGCATATAGATGACTTCCAGGAGCTAAATGCATACCTCCAAGTGTCGCCAGATAACATCCTTCGGAAGAAGTCAATCTGCAGTCTCCAAACCACCTATGGGGTCCTTGCCTTAGTTGGATGGACCCTCACTGAGATGAAGTACAACTACACAGAGGACATGGACCTGGTGAACATCACAACCCTTACAGATGAAGAGGTTGAGAAGACACTGAAAGACAAATTCAATATAGTCCTGGAGAACAAACTTGTACCAGTAAATGTTCGTGGCTTGCCACCTAATTTAGTGGATAAGATCTAA